A single region of the Microlunatus panaciterrae genome encodes:
- a CDS encoding YidH family protein: MSPSSETGQTDRRWPRHVFGVGDEPDPRFSFANERTFLAWIRTALALVAAGVGVAAISQLNHSLTLEVHVASLVLVICGLAAGVGAFTRWARHERAIRLNQALPSSPLMPFLTVGVTIVALIAFVVLLS; this comes from the coding sequence GTGAGCCCTTCCAGCGAGACCGGCCAGACCGACAGGCGCTGGCCGCGGCACGTCTTCGGCGTCGGCGACGAGCCTGACCCGCGGTTTTCGTTCGCCAACGAACGCACCTTCCTCGCCTGGATCCGCACCGCACTGGCCCTGGTGGCCGCAGGGGTGGGGGTCGCCGCCATCTCCCAGCTCAACCACTCGTTGACTCTGGAGGTGCACGTCGCCTCGCTGGTTCTGGTGATCTGCGGGCTTGCGGCCGGGGTCGGCGCATTCACCCGCTGGGCTCGCCACGAGCGGGCCATCCGGCTCAACCAGGCCCTCCCCTCCTCGCCGTTGATGCCGTTCCTCACGGTCGGAGTGACCATCGTCGCCCTGATCGCGTTCGTCGTTCTGCTGTCCTGA
- a CDS encoding DUF202 domain-containing protein, translating into MERPWDAGVQNERTRLAWQRTTLSVLGCLLLIARLVADVSTTLALLIVLAGVVTTASLGLLSIRRYRRTHSSLHANRLIGDGWQNLLVTVLVVLAAAGGLAYVVAG; encoded by the coding sequence ATGGAGCGACCCTGGGATGCCGGCGTGCAGAACGAGCGCACTCGACTGGCCTGGCAACGCACCACGCTCTCGGTGCTGGGGTGCCTACTGCTGATCGCCCGCCTGGTCGCCGACGTGTCCACCACCCTGGCGCTGCTCATCGTGCTCGCCGGTGTGGTCACCACGGCCTCTCTGGGCCTGCTCTCGATCCGGCGCTATCGCCGCACCCACTCCTCGCTGCATGCCAACCGGCTCATCGGCGACGGCTGGCAGAACCTGCTGGTCACCGTGCTCGTCGTGCTCGCCGCGGCCGGCGGTCTCGCGTACGTAGTCGCCGGCTGA
- a CDS encoding NAD(P)-dependent alcohol dehydrogenase: protein MTTTAIAYAAPAAKAPLEKTTITRRELGPHDVAIDIAYAGICHSDIHTVRDEWGQAHYPLTPGHEISGHVTAVGADVSRYAVGDRVGVGVMVDSCRECPACRDGEENYCEEGMVGTYDAELPNGEITQGGYSTAIVVDENYVLRIPEGLDLDAAAPLLCAGITVYSPLRHWKAGPGTRVAVIGLGGLGHMAVKFAAALGAEVTVLSQSLSKEADGRRMGAAHYYATNDPATFETCKRSFDLIINTVSANLDIDDYLELLDRNGTLVEVGLPENPIPVKAGSLINPRVSLSGSMIGGIAETQEMLDFAAAHGLASEIEVISGEQINEAYDRVVASDVRFRFVIDIDTLRTAH, encoded by the coding sequence ATGACGACAACCGCAATCGCCTACGCAGCCCCCGCCGCCAAGGCCCCGTTGGAGAAGACCACCATCACCCGGCGCGAGCTGGGACCGCACGATGTCGCCATCGACATCGCCTATGCGGGTATCTGCCACTCCGACATCCACACCGTCCGTGATGAGTGGGGGCAGGCGCACTACCCGCTCACCCCCGGCCACGAGATCTCCGGTCACGTCACCGCTGTCGGCGCCGACGTCAGCCGGTACGCCGTCGGCGACCGCGTCGGTGTCGGGGTGATGGTCGACTCCTGCCGCGAATGCCCCGCCTGCCGGGACGGCGAGGAGAACTACTGCGAGGAGGGGATGGTCGGCACCTACGACGCCGAGCTGCCCAACGGAGAGATCACCCAGGGCGGCTACAGCACGGCGATCGTGGTGGATGAGAACTACGTGCTGCGGATCCCCGAGGGTCTCGACCTGGACGCGGCGGCACCGTTGCTGTGCGCCGGCATCACCGTGTACTCCCCGCTCCGGCACTGGAAGGCCGGACCGGGCACCAGGGTCGCCGTCATCGGACTGGGCGGCCTGGGTCACATGGCGGTCAAGTTCGCCGCAGCACTCGGTGCAGAGGTCACCGTGCTGAGCCAGAGCCTGTCCAAGGAGGCCGACGGTCGTCGGATGGGGGCCGCCCACTACTACGCGACCAATGATCCGGCCACCTTCGAGACCTGCAAGCGCTCCTTCGACCTGATCATCAACACGGTGTCGGCCAACCTCGACATCGACGACTACCTGGAGCTGCTCGACCGCAACGGCACTCTGGTCGAGGTCGGGCTGCCCGAGAACCCGATCCCGGTCAAGGCAGGCAGCCTGATCAACCCGCGGGTCAGCCTCTCCGGCTCCATGATCGGCGGCATCGCCGAGACGCAGGAGATGCTCGATTTCGCTGCCGCACATGGGCTGGCCAGCGAGATCGAGGTGATCAGTGGCGAGCAGATCAACGAGGCGTACGACCGAGTGGTCGCCAGCGATGTCCGGTTCCGGTTCGTGATCGACATCGACACCCTCCGCACCGCGCACTGA